The Triticum aestivum cultivar Chinese Spring chromosome 6D, IWGSC CS RefSeq v2.1, whole genome shotgun sequence genomic sequence GCGCGGCTTAGGAGGTCCCCCAAGCTTACCCCACTACGTAATTTGATGGGCTTTTAGGCTGTGTTTGGTTGGACTTTTTATACCAACTTCTGAGAGCTAACCAAAGGGGTTTTCACAGCAGTTTTTGAGAATTCGTAACTTCTTCATAGTGCAAATTCCATAGTTGGGGTACCCCAACTTCTCTGCTTCTAAACCAACTATTTTTAGCAGTCCCTCTGAAATCGGGTGGTAtttacccaccactgccattggtAAGTTGTAAACCTTCGTTGCGTTTCTTCCCTTGCAGGAAAGACACGAGCAAGAGGTCGACAGGaaaggagccgccgccgccgccagcggcgCTAAAGGCGCGGCTTAGGAGGTGCCCCACGCTTACCCCACTACGTAATTTGATGGGCTCTTAGGCTATGTTTGGTTGGACTTTTTATACGAACTTCTGCTTTGAAGAAGCTAAAAGCTAACCAAAGGGGTAAAATTTCATAGAACTTCTTCGTAGTGCAAAATCCGCAGTTGGGGGTACCCCAACTTCTCAGCTTCTAAACCAACCGTTTTTAGCTGTCCCACTCAAATCGAGTGGTATTTACCCACCAATGACACTGGTAAGTTATACTCCTTTGTTGTGTTTCCCGCCTCGCAGGAAAGACACGAGCAAGAGGTCGACGGGAaaggagccgccgccgccagcaaCCCACGGGGTTGGCTACCAACGTCGCCCGCCACCACCGCCACTGACGACGACCCTCCTCCCTCTTATCTacttccttcccttcctcactcCTCCATTCCTCTTCCTCCCTGCTCACGGCGGCCCTATTCCCCTCGACCAGCAGTCCGGCGGCGTCGACGCCGATGCACTGTCCCTCTGgtctcctcctctcgcccctccgccaTCCCTCCTCCATCCTCCCCTGAACACAGCCGACCTAGTCCGGCGGCCGATGGCGGCACCGACCCTCTGGCCACCTCCCCTCATACCTCGTACCTCCTCCCTCATCCCCACCTATCCTTCtctgttcatgattttttttgttttttatttaacTATTAATAGCCATAGATTGTATATTGTGAATACATTTTCATTAGTAGTTGCTACATATTGCTGCTCTCTATTGTATTTTCAAGTAAATCTATGAATGGATTGTGTTTTTTTGGAAATTGCAAATAGTGCTATGCTCTTGTGTTAGCTATGAATCACCTAAATTACAAAATAATCGTTCAATTACCTACAAATGTACATATCACCGCTTTACGGTCAATTAGCATATAAACATATTCACTCAGACCCCAGGGACACTACAGACAATTCACAACTAAATCTACAGTTTCAGTCGTTTTAACCAAACAACCTAGTCGTTTTAACCAAACAACCTCCAGCTTTTCCACAACAGCTTTTCAAGAATCTACAGCGCAACCAAACACAGGGTTAGCATCACAAGTTAATACCATCGCTTAAAGGAGCTGATTAAAAAAATTGCTTCCCTAAAAAAGAGAGCTCATTTCTCTAAAAAAAACAAGCTGGCACTTCCAAGTCAATCAAACACAGTTAAATCACCCCATGGCCCTATAAAGAGAATCAATCATCCAATGTGTTCTTATTACATCTCTTTCATACTCTATATACAAGACATGAGCAGAGTTGAGCACCCTGAGTATAACGTCTTACCTTTACAAGTGTCAACGAAAATTTGACATTATCAGGGAGGTGATAAAAGAACGTAGCACCGTTGACAGGAAAAGAGATAGCAAAGGCTGGTGCACACAAATGGCCAATCATAGAGCAAGAAATCCTCAGATATAAAGCCGCTTACACTCAGATGCCAATGCTTCGAACGGGCAATATGGGCATTTGAAAGACCGGGAGCTGCTCTTTGATAATTTCACAGTCgactgcttcgacaagacatgcccacatggaagaagcattggaggattaTCATCACTACCTTGCTCACGAAGCACAGGACAGATGAACACTGAGTGGAACTGAAAATCCCTGCGGAGGTCCAATGGGAAAGGAAATTCCTTCATAGAGTGCCACTCCCTTTTTGCAGTTAGTACCGTCATCAGTTTAAGAAGAATTGGCAACACTTCAGCTCCAGCTGCAACTGTCATGCCCATAGGACCTGTGGAGGATTGACCCTTCAGATTGCAGAACTGTTGAGCGAACTCCTCAGCTAGCTTCTCCCAGTTAGTTGGTACTAAGAACTCTGTATATGGTGACTGGTCTAGGCGCCCGGCCCATAATATGGAGGCTATCAGCTTCTGGATTACATCCTTGTGTATGGTAGCAAATGGCGCCAGGTATGTcctagcatactgaagagcctcaTCTCTTTTTCCTTGCTTGAGTATCTCAACAAACTGCAACTGGTGAAGCTTAAGTTCGAGACAGGAATCGTTTTGCAGTAGTGCATCATGATTTTTCATTGCCCAACTCAGAGCAGGCTCAGATTTCTCAGTCCGCAGCGCACCAAAAATCTCATACATCTCCTGAAACAGTTGTTTCAGTTTTATAGATGCTAAGCAACTGGCCTCTCCAAGAAAGTTGTCACCTATGTCAAATAATGCCTCCCGGTATAGATGGTTTGCAATAATCTCATTAAGTACATGCGGTTCCATGTCGACATTCTTGTAAGCTTTTGAAAT encodes the following:
- the LOC123145052 gene encoding protein RMD5 homolog encodes the protein MEVDTLKDEFDHVVKKQKLASSRTIDLVNQIEKEIEQAIGAIQENGTDRDAASNLNHEILTNLKNTLKELVPVKQLESCQKEMNTALGKWVKTTEKFFINDISKAYKNVDMEPHVLNEIIANHLYREALFDIGDNFLGEASCLASIKLKQLFQEMYEIFGALRTEKSEPALSWAMKNHDALLQNDSCLELKLHQLQFVEILKQGKRDEALQYARTYLAPFATIHKDVIQKLIASILWAGRLDQSPYTEFLVPTNWEKLAEEFAQQFCNLKGQSSTGPMGMTVAAGAEVLPILLKLMTVLTAKREWHSMKEFPFPLDLRRDFQFHSVFICPVLREQGSDDNPPMLLPCGHVLSKQSTVKLSKSSSRSFKCPYCPFEALASECKRLYI